One Papaver somniferum cultivar HN1 chromosome 10, ASM357369v1, whole genome shotgun sequence genomic window carries:
- the LOC113315615 gene encoding uncharacterized protein K02A2.6-like, with protein MKDGAAAFVQKFHECQTHGNLIHTTCTPLHSVSSPWPFYRWGLDIIGNINPASSKQHEYIITASEYFTKWVEAIPLRGTTGATIAAFIKEYIICRFGVPKHIITDNGTPFSNKQVQELLEEYGIRKVFYTPYYPHGNGQSESTYKTLIRVLSRTMHDNLRTWHLFSYGAVGISGGT; from the coding sequence ATGAAGGATGGTGCAGCAGCATTTGTTCAGAAATTTCACGAATGTCAAACTCACGGGAATCTCATCCACACGACTTGTACTCCCCTTCATTCAGTAagtagtccgtggcctttctataGATGGGGACTTGATATTATCGGGAACATTAATCCAGCATCGTCAAAGCAGcacgagtatatcataaccgcGTCGGAGtactttaccaaatgggttgaagctattcctctCCGAGGAACCACTGGAGCGACTATTGCGGCATTCATTAAAGAATACATCATTTGTCGGTTCGGCGTACCTAAGCACATCATTACTGATAATGGTACTCCCTTTTCCAACAAGCAAGTACAAGAGctgcttgaagaatatggaattaggaAAGTATTCTATACTCCTTACTACCCTCATGGGAATGGACAATCCGAAAGCACCTATAAGACTTTGATTCGAGTTCTCAGTCGAACGATGCATGATAACCTCAGGACGTGGCACTTATTTTCCTATGGCGCTGTGGGCATATCGGGCGGCACCTAG